The genomic interval taaaataaacagctaatattttagaaatgtaaaaatataattgtagatatattaataaaaaatttaaataacaaaaCAACTTGTTCTAGTAACATTTCATAGCAAGTTCTTGAAATTGtcttataaaatattaagagaaatgaattaaaattatgaatatgtGATAACTAAAATGAAAGGGTCATGAATATGATTATTCAAACAAAAAAGTTtcaaacttaaaacaaaattcaatggTATTCTCACactaaaaataaacatataaaaaactCATAAATACAATATTTGTTATCTCTATAAATACCTCCACTAGTAACATAATAAATAATCCAACAATAAATCCAAGCATCATATACATAAAACTAAagctatttttatttcaaaatatttaaattaaatacaaatttgaaaaataacaataaaatggAAAAATCGTGAAGGATTTAAATcctacaaaataaataattaatatttttaaaataaaaaatgtaattatagatatattaataaaatatttaaataacaaataaactTATTCTATTTGAtagaatactttttttttattgaattaagtaaaaataatgtaattgtATTTCAATGCGATTGACTAGGATGTGTGTTTGAAGGTGAAAGATATAACAAAAATAAGCATGAGTTTAttcttattaattataatagtaaATTAAGGAGTAAGGAATCATATATATTCCACCTACACAGCACGTCAAAAAATCCAAAGTTTCTCTACTTGACTAATACTAATCAAAACAAAACCtcactatttatatatttgccCAGAAAAAGCTATAAATAATGTTTCTTTGAACATAAAGGACTTGACCCAACCCAATTGAAAGGTATGCATAATGATGATAAAACTaatgcaaaaattattaatttaatatacaatttcatataatatatttttaaactagtattgaataagaaaattcacgaacacataaatataaatattaaaaatcaatttttaataatttgaaaatattttttcaagaaattcataaaaataaatcaaatttatagTTGAGAATACTTTCtaataataatgattaaaataatttatttttcatatatatatatatatgctctAAAGATTATTCATTAGTGAAGTATTACATGAGAATAAAGTGATGGAAAGCTCAATTTTTTTGCATAATAAACCaccattttaaaatagtttGTGGTGAGTTAAGGCCATTCCGATTCTGGTTAGGTCTAACTTAGGATGATTCCAATTTTCGTTTCCGCTTAAACAAGTTCCATCGATCAATCGAAGTGGGGCAAAACGAAGGAGTCGAATTGCAGAGAAAATGAACAGCACCATCTTCAAAGCTTCAGCCAGCAATAATCTCCATTCCTCTCTCAGGGCCGCACTCTTCCATTCAACCCCTCCATTGCAACGTAAACGCCGCAATTTTTGGGAACCCGTTAGTTTCTCTCAATTCCCTATGCTTTATGTTGTCATTTCACTACTTTTCGTTTCATTCAACAATTATTAGATTGGAAACCATTCTCTCTTTTGATAGTGGGCCTCACCGCGTCAATTTTCCGTGTTTCCTTCTGATTTTTGTATTTGGGAACTGTTTGTGACCCaacaatgttattttttttttgaactaATTAATGAGAGTTTCAATGTCGTTTGGTTGTGTAGAAAGTGTTGTTGATATGTTTTGTTGGGCTGAGAACTTTTTAATTGCAGAGAGGCAACAACCATAAGTCCAGAAGGTTTAAACGGATGCAAGCAAAACATAGAGTAATGAACAGTATCAATGATTATGCAGAATCCCTGTTTCAGGTTCGTTGTTTCATATGTGTGTATGTTTGGGCATGTGCAGTTTCTTGTATTTTTAGCCTGGTTCGTGTTCAGTTATAGTCTAATATAGTGTTGCTTAATGAGGTAGTTCTgtggtttttttttcttggtttcTTTCCGGTTGTTACAATCTTTTTATTTCTcctttatatattttctatgcTTCACTGGTTTATTTGGAAGAAGTATGTAGGATCAGTGATGAACAGCCTTGTATTTAGCATTTAGGACCTGCTACAATCTGTCTAGATAGGTTAAATATTTGTGTTCTGTTTGAGCAAGATGGTCCTGGACAAACTATATTGTGAATTGTCAGGATGAGATTTCTATGTATAATCTGGTGACACATGTTAAATAAAATGAGGATATTTATGGGCTCGCATTGACTATCTGGGTCCATAAATATACTGTGAGCTTGTGACCTGCAATTTAAGGATAACAATATTGAAGGTTAACATCATCAATGGCCTCTTGCCAATACATCCAGCAATTATGAAAGCGCTGGTCCTTCTTTCTTTCTGATGGACTAAGAAACCATGTAATTGATGACCCCTATCAGATTGAGAATTGAGGCATCAGAGCCATCTATTTGGCTTATCTAAACCCACTCTTCCCCATCAAACTTAATGTAAAATGCATCAATGTCACTGCCAAAGATTGACATTATACCCATTCATGTTATTAcctgttttttttttgaatCGTGTGACTTGGGAGGTGCAACATTTGGAGAACCCATGACATAGATTAGGTTGACTGTATTTGATTGTTGATATTCAACTGAGAAgctttcatatatatatatagcacgTACACAAACACACATCAAGTTAGAAGGTCTTTTGTATGCGATCATGAATATTGAATATCAGAACATAAAAGTGTTGTTATTATGTGGCCATGCATCTTTGAATTGCCTTTAGTCTTGACTGTTCATGTACAATTGTATGATCTATATTTATTCCTCTTTCTCTGATACTAAAATGACCCTCAATATATACTGCCGCCCGTATATGGTGTTCATGAGATTGGAAAGGATGGGTTCAgttttaatgtaaaataaattaataaataaaatttaaccacttaACTAAGAAGCAAACTCAACCCCTTCTCTTCCGTGATTTTGTTTGTGCTAAATATGTTTTGAAGCTTATGGTTGCTCTTTTTCTGATGGTTTAGAGCTGGAAGCAAGGTATTGATCAGGACGAGATGCCATCAAGTCAAGATACCTCACGGtttcataaaaaacaatattttgatGGGGGCTCTGGGAGGTACAGGAATGGCAAGCAAGGATCAAATCATCGGTACAGAAGTAAGGATGCTTGAAATACCTGTGCTGTAACAGAATACATTACATGTGTCTTGTAGTACTACCTCTCTTTACTGGTGGTTGTATCCGTAAGAGATCATCCAACTTAATATTGCTGGAAACTTCTTGTTTACTCATTTAGGATTGAGAGATTTCAACTTGCGGAGATCATGAATAGGATTTGATTTCAACTTGCATCATAAGCTTTATGAAATCAGTTTAATTTCtacattgtttttattattttcaaccaAACATAGAAGCTTTTAGATACTTATGAAGTCTACTCTGGAGTCAAATGTATTAAAGGTATGTTTGTAACAAACTTTATTTCTTTCAGGAGATCCTTTGTTTTGTGAAGATGATTTTGAAGTCGAAACCATTTTCCGTTCTGCCTTTGGTGGGAATAGATTCTTCTATTGGTCCTTCATCAATGAGGAAAATTCTCAGTGGGGGAGGTCTGGACGTTTTTCTAATTTTGGGAAATCATGGAATTGGAGACATCAAAGTGAAAATGATTATGACTCTTCATCTGAGTCAGATAGTTCTGACTTAGATTTAGGTCCGGATAGATTAGTCCTTGGATTGACTGCTTCTGGTCCTCTGAAACTTGAAGATGTAAAAAATGCGTGAGTTCTTGCTTCTTCTGTAACCTCGTCTTCATCAAAATTTTAGGAATTCATAGTTCTATACTACGATATTCTTAACCTTTTTATATCATCAGGTACCGGGCCTGTGCTCTAAAATGGCATCCAGATCGTCATCAAGGCTCTTGCAAGGTGCTGCCTTGCTCTAATCACCGATTATATTCCTCCTCCTTTTTTGTTCTATTCGATGTTCACGAGTTTCTATCATTAGTTTGCACAGCTTcctaattcttttaattttttattctgtaCATTGATACTTGATAGGCTATAGCAGAAGAGAAGTTCAAGCTTTGCAGTGCAGCTTATCAATCTTTATGTGATAAGCTGGCCTTGGATTGAGGATCCTTCAGGCTCATGCTAATCCTTTTGTAGAATTCTCCAGCCAGATCAAACTAGATGATTGACCATGCTATATTATTTAACACAGCAATCCTGCTTTCACTGTATTTTgtagttttaaataattttattagatGATCATGCAAATATCGTGCATGCTATTTTACAATTACAAATGTACCATTTTTTGATAGGTCAAATGTACCATTGTTTACCATCTATTGTCTCAGCTGATGTTAAGAATCTCCTATTGTTCAAAATTACCATTTATTGTCGCGGCTGATGATATCCAGAATCTCCTCTTGGAGTTGCATTTTTTGCAACATTTGAGTTGAGTAGGAGTACCTATAAACTAAATAAGTTTAAATGtaaattgaaaaaagaaaaataaacaatctAAAAGGAAAAGTATTATTAACGAGAGTGAGTGTGGTGTTTAatataaaatagatttaattatttcAAGAATTATGTAGTATTTCTATTTTCAGGacaagataaaatatatttattaaatttcttaCTTCTgctcaaatatatatatatatatatattgtatcaCAGTTTCCCTAAAATCTCAAATAGGTAGATTAGAATtggaaaaaatgtaaaataagaGAAAGAAGTGTGCGTATGAATCTGCCAGTTTTCATGCATAGAATGATGTATCATAATCATCCAACCATTTGTGTACCTGatgatgtttttatttatttataataaaatgtttttcGAAAATTCAAAACAGTAAGAGTTTATTTTTGAAGTAAGGGGATTTAGGTCTTATCGTTTGAAGATTTTGGATTAAGTAAAGGGGGGAGGAGAGTGGTTTGTTCTGTTCGTTAAATTGGgtgatttgaattttaaaagcGAACATTGAAAACTGAAAGGGTTTTGGTTGCGTATAATTGCGTGTGTTCCAATTCGAAACTGAATAACAAAAATGATGGTGAAAGGAATCCAGATTCAGATATGTGGATTGGTAAGTCAACGATGGATCCAGAAACCCCGCACATTCTCATCCTTCTCATTTTCCCCAATTCCACACCCTAATCCTTATTCCAAACTGCTTCCCACCAAAACCATCGTTCGTAGGGTTCGATTCGCGCCATTTCACGCTTCCTCGACACCGCTTCCTTCTGCCGTGAGTTATCTTCCCGCGTTtctaatgttaattttttaatatgatatatgTCTATTGTTGTTGATGATGCAACGTTAGAATCTTGCAATTGTGGATTTTAATGGTTCGCTGGAATGTTGTTGATCGTGACACTGTAGGGAAATGTTCGAAACATGAAGTTCTGTCAGTGGTGTGGTGGTTCTACGAAGCATGATATTCCTGAAGGGGAAGAAAAGTTGAGAGCTATATGTACGGTTTGTGGGAAGATTGCGTATCAAAATCCGAAGATGGTGACTGTCTAGAAATATCTCTGTAGCTTCTGGTTTATTTGATTTAGTGCTTGTGAAGTAATAACGCGTATATATGTATTTAACGTAACCGAATGATGTCGTGCATACGTTCAGTAGATTAGAATTCCCTTAGTGAGATaagattttgttgttgttggtaAAGTAATGGCGGGTATTCTAGTATGTTTGAAGTAAATCTTTTTAAATGTGAATGAATTGATTTACAAAATCAGTGTTTCTGTGATACTGTTTCTAAATGGAGTCTTAGCTGTGTGTGACTTGCAACATGACAGTACTGCAGGTAGTGTATAACTTATTTCTGTaccatgaaattggttttactTATTCTTTTATTTGTCATACGAATTATCTGGGCAGTTGATTTTGTGGTTTCTGTTCACCCTTAAATTTGGATTAGTACTCTTTggattaaaaatgattttttttctttctcttttgtaatatttttttgtatttatggAAGAATAGTTATTTCTGTTCATTAAAGTTTTCTTGAGGACCTTGTTTGTGGCTTTAGTTGTAAGTAACTGGAGAACAGCAGAGTTATGTGTGGATACCTAAAGTTTAATCTGAAGGATTTTTATGGTACAGAATACAGTGCACAGGAAATTGTTGTTTCTTGTTAAATTAAATGTTCTTATTACTTTTCCTTGAGTTTTAAGATGCATTATGAGTAGAGATTTGAGAGAAAGGAAGTGTGATATTAACTTTTTCCCACATTATTCACTTATCTGAGTAAACAGGTTAATTGTAACATCTTTAGGATCAAggtttcctatttttttttaaacaaaatggTATGCGATGCATGAATTTGATGCTGAAATAGATATGGAGGTTAAGGTATCTGCATATAACATGATTTAAAATGGTATGGTCATAGCTCTCATTCTTTAAGTAGTTTTGCTTTTCACAAAATAGTTAATGAAAATGTATAACAAATAAGTATTTGGATGAGTATCATATGTTTTTAGATATGTTATCTGAAAGGAAGCACGGTTAATTTAAAATGGTAGCTGTACTTGTATTGGATTTGTATTCATGTTGGACTCTTCATAAACTCCTTCcgcattttataatttttttacctcTTTTAATGTTTATAATTCCACTATAATTagataaaatgataatatttcTTTATGTCTACAATGACTCATGATAACTTCTAAGACACGAAatctctcttttgatttaagatttatgtttttatattatttttatactaattttgtgttgttaattttaaaaaaaagttatatctCCTTGCTGTGTTTTTGAGATTCTCTAACCTTTGACTGGAAAAGAATTATACGGGTCGTTGTAGAATAAACCACCAATTTCGTCCTCGAACTATTATCCTCTGTCCTAAGTAGTCCTTAAACTACTAAAGCCAGTAATCACTTAGGAGAGAGGGTAGTAGACTTCAACATTGAATTGAtgatttattttgtttgtaATAGCTCTTCTTTCACTCCATCAGTTGATACATGATTATTTACTTTCTTCTAAACATGACATGATTTTGGTTGGCAAAGTAGGTAGTTGGCTGCCTCGTTGAACATGATAACAAGGTGCTCCTTTGCAAGAGGAATATTCAACCATCTCATGGCCTTTGGTAGGAATGGTTTTTGTGTTATACTGCCTATTTTTGTTGCTTCTATCTATGTGCATGTTACCTTCCTGTTCCCAGAACTACTTTTAAAACAATGATGCTGTtactactaattttttttatattataaatactgTATCTCTTATCATCAATGAGCTATGTTAATTTCGTATGTTGGTTCAACAAGGACACTTCCTGCTGGTTATTTAGAAATTGGAGAGTCGGCTGTGGATGGTGCCATAAGAGAAACAAGGGAGGAAGCAAATGCAGATGTAGAAGTAATTTCTCCATTTGCCCAACTGGATATTCCTTTAATCGGCCAAGTGAGAAATTTCTTAttattctatttcttttttgtttatttcCTTGACTAGTTAGAGAATTTTGATCATGATTATGGAATGTTTGGGGCAGATTTATTTGATATTCTTGGCAAAGCTGAAGAAGCCGCATTTTTCACCTGGTCCGGAATCATCAGCATGCCAACTTTTTCCAATTGACGATATACCTTTTAATTCTCTATCCTTTTCATCAATGGTGGTTACCTTAAGTTTGGTATGATTCAGAATCAGACGTTTCAACTTGCTGACTTTAGGTTTTATTATGTCACCTACTCATTTGTATAACTTGTGTTATTTCTCATGGTCACAGTATGTTGAGGATATTAAGACTGGAAAACTCAAATTCCATTATGGAACCATCAACAAAAGGTATTTTCTTCCCAACTCCGGATTATTCTTCTAAATCTAATGCATTGTCTGGTTTGAGGGCAGGAAACTATTTTGTATGGGAAATTCATTGTACTTTCGGTCAAGACAGAAATCTGTTAACTGGGTTGATCACATTCATCTCATTTAGTTTGCTTGATTTGGTTACTAGTTTAATGGCTGTTCAGGTCCAGTCTGTCCTGGGACAAGTTAGCAAAATGCATGATAGATAAGTTGAGATCTTGCCAACTATTATTATAAGTGCTGGTTAACAATTcaataaaaagattttttttgttgGAAGTTATGCTTAAGAATGAATAGAAATCATGATGAGACTGCATTAGTAatacttaacttttttttttgtaaaaagcTCATACTGTTGATTTAATTAGCTGTCTTACCATTTGCATAGTTTGACTAGGACAAAAAGGGTAACACTTTGTGAGTTTGCACCTTCAGTATGTTTTTTGCAAACGCAAACTGATGAAAACAACGGGTGTTTCGTAATATTTCTGATACTTGGTTTCTTAGACCTTTCACGCTGTATAATATTATTCTGATGCTTGTTGTTAGGCCGGGTACAAGTCCTTCTGATATTCGTGCCTATACACTGGATCATCACATGCAGTCATGAGTTATGATAAGAAGGTAAGCCACATATCTCATATGTGAGGGGAAAAAAATAACGAACAGAATGAACTAGGTATCATCATCACATGCGTTTAGTTTTCAATTATCACCTCATAAAAGACACCCCCGCATTGCATCAAAATTATAAAGAGTAACATTGAtcccttttatatatttttattttgaagatattaaatgcatttatttttttataaattctttttGTGTATTTAATTTAAGAGGATTATTAAGAGCAAGTTGTAGGAAGATACAACAACatcattcttatttattttccaTACTGATTTGCCAACAATATCTATGATCATGGTTTCTTGACATTTCACTTGTTACAGTAATGTATATCAGAAGATTGTTagtgaaaggaaaaaaaattctctaGTGAGAAGATTGCACGTCTTCTGCAAGAACTTCCGACTGTTGACTTGAATTCACCATTGTCACAAGCTTAAACTCGACATTTTAACGAGGTAGACTAGCAGTGTTTCCATTCCAGTTGACATGTTACACCAATGTGCATCATTGCCTGCCAATCCCAACTGCTCTTTTGGACCTACCATATCAAATTGCTAGGGCAGTTGCCATTGCAGAAGAAAGAATAACACTTGTTTTGCTATCTGCTTTGGAATTGTAATCATAAACATTCATCGAgattaatcaaattatttttgaaaatgcCCCCCTTTTCTAAATCAGGCACTCTTTATGGCACTTTTGTTAACATGTACGATGCAATATGTTATGATCAAGACAATGGTACCATCTTAGAACtctagaaagaaaaatatttttttatttaattgtataAAAAGTACGAGAAAAATATTACTGGGGTGAAAGTATATAAATACTTGTAATTAAGGGATGAAATGAGACCATTACCCTTTTTGTAAGAAATATAGGTAGAAAAATACTCAGGCGTTTTTTTATAGATTTGTCATACAATACTAACATCATGGAACAATACGGCGAAAGCatttcttaattattatttttattattacttgtTGATAGAATTAAATCAAGTTTATGAAGTATTATGCTTTGAAGGCATTCCAGGTTGCTTTCCTTACATATATAATCACGAAGTTTATATGGtaattttatcatatatttttatttattaattttgcaTATTGTTATTGTGAGTCCAAGATAGTGTAAGTAcataaaaaatactatattGTAAGCGAGGAACAAAAAGAGTTCTTATAactcaaaaaatattataagagaGTAAGATATGacaattaattacaatattatatGATTAGTCTCAAATTACATGGGAATCTATAATTATTGGTAGTTGTTAATGACTACCCATTTAAAAGCTATCAATGTTTAGAGTTTTAGGTTTACCGGATAAAgctaataaagaaattaaaagaaataattatttgaCAACAAGatatatttatgataaaattgTGCAAATTACACAACTACCAAAATGTGTGATACACTTTAAAGTTATTATACGAAGTAGTAGAGAAGACGCAAAAATCGAAATTGCAATCTCTAACAAAGAGATTATGACAAATGTGAGACATTCAACTTAAAAAATGTTACTATTTTACTTATATTATTGTCCTCGTAAATAGAATGAGAATGTAAGGAGAAGATATTTTTGACAACAAGGTGATGGAGAAAATTTTACCAACTTTTTCAATCAAATATGATCAGTGACTACAATAGTATATTGCCACAACACAAACATTATGTTAGTATCACAATTACATGGAAACATTGAAGAATGTTAGAGAAagcataaaagataaataaagaaACGATAAAGAGTCAAGTCAATTTCAATgaacataatataatataatcaaaGTGTAGACAGGTCGTGATAATTAGCAGAAGATGCTTCAGAAGAAGAGTTTATGGTAATTTTAGAGAAAGAGAATATGGTAATTTCAACAACCAATAGAGAGATAACAATTTCATACCATCTACTCTAATGATTATTGGTTTGCTAAGTAATCATGAAAGAAGTAGAGgtagtaaaaaattaaaatttaattaagtgaCTTTTTTAATACTAAGAAAAATACTTTAGTAGTTAAATAGTTCTATCCTGATCTTAGTCTGTGTCCACATTAGATGAGTTATTGAACTAAATATGAAGTGAATAGTAAATACAATGCGAGGTAGCTTACTAACttttttctaatattaaaaaaaaaaaaaacagtttacTTTGACTTCAATCGCGGCATTTCCTGGAACAAGGAAGTTTCAATTTGAGTAACAGAACAAAATCTGGTTGTTTTCCCTTCGCAGCTATATTACAATCCTTCTTCAAACCTAAACTTCAAATCCCTAACCAAATtccattgttttttttttctcctccgTCGATATTTTCCGGTTTCTAGATGGAGGAAGCCAGAGAGTCTCTCACATCCATCAACGGCGATTTCGGCTTCGGCGGTGCCACTGATCGCCGATTCGCCTGTATGGATATTGGGGACTGAGTAATGTTGGTCCACGTCGATACAAGGTGTCTGCTTCAGTCTTAGTTGTCCTGTCCTTCGAGTTTCCTTCTTCCTCGCGTG from Phaseolus vulgaris cultivar G19833 chromosome 1, P. vulgaris v2.0, whole genome shotgun sequence carries:
- the LOC137814135 gene encoding uncharacterized protein, which translates into the protein MNSTIFKASASNNLHSSLRAALFHSTPPLQRKRRNFWEPRGNNHKSRRFKRMQAKHRVMNSINDYAESLFQSWKQGIDQDEMPSSQDTSRFHKKQYFDGGSGRYRNGKQGSNHRYRRDPLFCEDDFEVETIFRSAFGGNRFFYWSFINEENSQWGRSGRFSNFGKSWNWRHQSENDYDSSSESDSSDLDLGPDRLVLGLTASGPLKLEDVKNAYRACALKWHPDRHQGSCKAIAEEKFKLCSAAYQSLCDKLALD
- the LOC137814136 gene encoding nudix hydrolase 23, chloroplastic-like, producing MMVKGIQIQICGLVSQRWIQKPRTFSSFSFSPIPHPNPYSKLLPTKTIVRRVRFAPFHASSTPLPSAGNVRNMKFCQWCGGSTKHDIPEGEEKLRAICTVCGKIAYQNPKMVVGCLVEHDNKVLLCKRNIQPSHGLWTLPAGYLEIGESAVDGAIRETREEANADVEVISPFAQLDIPLIGQIYLIFLAKLKKPHFSPGPESSACQLFPIDDIPFNSLSFSSMVVTLSLYVEDIKTGKLKFHYGTINKRPGTSPSDIRAYTLDHHMQS